One window from the genome of Dioscorea cayenensis subsp. rotundata cultivar TDr96_F1 chromosome 3, TDr96_F1_v2_PseudoChromosome.rev07_lg8_w22 25.fasta, whole genome shotgun sequence encodes:
- the LOC120251359 gene encoding LOW QUALITY PROTEIN: protein ROLLING AND ERECT LEAF 2-like (The sequence of the model RefSeq protein was modified relative to this genomic sequence to represent the inferred CDS: deleted 1 base in 1 codon) produces MGCSASRLEDEEAVRLCKDRRNFIKQAVEQRIRFAIGHTAYIDCLRRVSLALRNYIDGDEHHEFFLDSYTTHHSLPVKRLSPEVSGIPLKPISQTPNQHVETTVHVMRYLRPSGNQSVSVEEWPPQSPETVRIDSYYPMDHYGIDSFFATQASPMHSSSSYNNNNNRPSYPPPSPQNSQWDYFWNPFSSLDSYGYPSRYSLDRIISDDDTAGLRQVREEEGIPELEEDVDEECREPQAGNKRLKSQEPAERIKTETKHEVKEFAPQGAGSVEVSEPRNAVELEVSNVQQVVGNRESEEQTPGFTVFVNRRPTSMPQVLRDIESQFARICDCAHEISVMLEATRAQYSSSSIYSDHAVRMLNPVALFRSASSRSSSSRFLQVATSSKDDGDETGSDYSEESCMISGSHQSTLERLYAWEKKLYDEVKCGERIRIAYEKKCIQLRNQDVNGDEPGAVDRTRAAIRDLHTRLKVSMHTVESVSMRIEKLRDEELHPQLLELLQGLAKMWRSMADCHVIQKNAIEGAKTLLSSTAAAAPPKPLDFPMSTPARPSRAAAALESELRTWRSTFESWIHAQRSYARALASWISRCAGPPPPSSSPPPAAAVAPPSYGLCVRWSRLLDSLNEAQVIDGLDFFAAGIASVSGGKGDEEAAAAMTVEIAGRVLWAGMSVAVGSLTEFASGSAHGYDELIKKCLDGGSVSQRVDDDDDDDDDDDRVADS; encoded by the exons ATGGGATGTTCTGCTTCGAGACTGGAAGATGAGGAAGCTGTTCGGCTGTGCAAGGATCGACGGAATTTCATCAAACAAGCGGTCGAGCAGAGAATTCGGTTCGCCATCGGGCACACTGCTTACATTGATTGTCTCAGGCGAGTTTCATTAGCTCTCCGGAATTACATTGATGGAGATGAACATCATGAATTCTTCCTGGATTCATACACCACT CACCATTCACTCCCTGTGAAAAGATTAAGCCCAGAAGTCTCAGGAATTCCATTGAAGCCGATCTCACAAACTCCAAATCAACATGTGGAAACCACTGTCCATGTTATGAGGTACTTAAGACCTTCTGGTAATCAATCTGTTTCTGTTGAGGAATGGCCTCCTCAATCCCCAGAAACTGTGAGAATTGATTCTTACTACCCTATGGATCATTATGGAATTGATAGTTTCTTCGCGACACAGGCTTCGCCTATGCACTCTTCATCAtcctacaacaacaacaacaacagaccGAGCTATCCACCTCCTTCGCCTCAAAATTCGCAGTGGGATTATTTCTGGAACCCTTTCTCATCACTTGATTCATATGGTTACCCTTCGAGGTACAGTCTTGATCGTATCATCAGCGACGATGACACGGCTGGGTTAAGGCAGGTACGAGAAGAGGAAGGAATTCCCGAACTAGAAGAAGATGTGGATGAGGAATGTAGAGAACCACAAGCTGGAAATAAGAGA TTGAAATCACAAGAACCAGCTGAAAGGATTAAAACCGAGACAAAGCATGAAGTGAAGGAATTTGCTCCTCAGGGGGCTGGGAGTGTTGAAGTTTCAGAACCACGCAATGCGGTGGAACTTGAGGTCAGTAATGTGCAGCAAGTTGTAGGAAATAGAGAATCCGAGGAGCAAACCCCTGGTTTTACTGTCTTTGTGAATAGAAGACCGACAAGCATGCCTCAAGTCTTGAGGGACATCGAAAGCCAGTTTGCGCGGATCTGTGATTGTGCTCATGAGATTTCAGTGATGCTGGAAGCAACCAGAGCTCAATactcatcttcatcaatataCTCTGATCATGCAG TGAGAATGTTGAACCCGGTCGCCTTATTCCGCTCAGCGTCTTCGCGTTCATCATCTTCTAGATTCTTACAAGTAGCAACAAGCTCAAAAGACGACGGCGATGAAACTGGCAGTGATTATTCTGAAGAATCATGCATGATATCCGGCAGCCATCAATCCACATTGGAAAGACTCTATGCATGGGAGAAGAAGCTGTATGATGAAGTAAAG TGTGGAGAAAGAATAAGAATAGCATATGAGAAGAAGTGCATTCAACTGAGAAACCAAGATGTGAATGGTGATGAGCCTGGTGCAGTAGATAGAACAAGAGCTGCAATCAGAGACCTTCACACTCGTTTGAAGGTTTCAATGCATACTGTTGAATCAGTTTCCATGAGAATTGAAAAGTTGAGGGATGAAGAACTTCATCCTCAACTCTTGGAGTTGCTTCAAGG GTTAGCGAAGATGTGGCGATCAATGGCAGACTGCCACGTAATTCAGAAAAACGCGATAGAGGGAGCCAAGACCCTCCTATCCTCCACCGCCGCCGCAGCGCCGCCAAAACCGCTGGACTTTCCGATGTCGACGCCGGCCCGGCCCTCCCGCGCCGCCGCCGCGCTGGAGTCGGAGCTCAGGACATGGCGTTCCACCTTTGAATCCTGGATCCATGCCCAGCGCTCTTACGCACGCGCTCTTGCCTCTTGGATCAGCCGCTGCGCCGGCCCACCGCCACCTTCATCGTCTCCACCTCCGGCTGCCGCCGTTGCGCCGCCGTCGTACGGGCTCTGCGTCCGGTGGTCCCGGCTCCTCGACTCGCTGAACGAGGCGCAGGTGATCGATGGGTTGGATTTCTTCGCGGCAGGGATCGCGTCCGTGTCGGGTGGCAAAGGTGACGAGGAGGCGGCGGCGGCGATGACGGTTGAGATCGCCGGCAGGGTTCTATGGGCGGGGATGTCGGTGGCCGTTGGATCGTTGACAGAGTTTGCATCGGGATCAGCGCATGGATACGATGAGCTTATCAAGAAGTGCTTGGACGGTGGCAGTGTAAGCCAAagggttgatgatgatgatgatgatgatgatgatgatgatagagTGGCAGATTCGTAA
- the LOC120251352 gene encoding uncharacterized protein LOC120251352, protein MDFLKVKRFPRFGKSKSKEELDPENSKSPPEGSKFTDVDPNVEAEDEEDDDDDFFITNEVKRRLKEPRKNSFMVPILEEEPNPEDEGGRRRGDKLEVFNSSNKVGYIGGEFLNDDIVETLDVEKHSFVITGDKVDCHSLPSEPAATTNTMQEYCFMSRDLGFAGEFDVSGDLIFVLLLIGSQDLVNLKAKKSRIQRTVNLHLKGSKEELADSLPKAADVDPNVEAEDEEDDDDDFITNEVKRRLKELRKNSFMVLIPEEEPNLEDEEEEEEETSSSEWRESEVEDGYPWCGFDTLYDKYCERMLFFDKMIVQQLREAGSQDILSPSPRSASKKLAMTIRNLSFKRRDEHQDDREHLQHPQDEDPYHNLETAYVAHISLSWEALHCQYMQLSQRVSSQPENPTSYCYAAQAFQQFQVLLQRFIENEPFEQGSRVEIYARSRTSLPRLLQIPSFQGLDHKVRKDDGFDQPILAPDLIKIIEDSILTFRQFLKMDKKKSGSSLNLFGSHDQLASSLHQVQSSLDKKEIRVKELCKKKKGWRKKSWPTTTEEVELLFALIDIKVISRVMRMAKISKEQLLWCEEKMSKLDLAEHRLCRNGSPILFPC, encoded by the exons ATGGATTTTCTCAAGGTGAAAAGGTTCCCGAGATTTGGTAAATCTAAAAGCAAAGAAGAGCTGGATCCAGAGAACAGTAAATCTCCACCTGAGGGATCAAAAT TCACTGATGTTGATCCTAATGTTGAGgcagaggatgaagaagatgatgatgatgatttttttattacaaatgaaGTAAAGAGGAGGTTGAAGGAGCCGAGGAAGAATAGTTTCATGGTTCCGATACTCGAGGAGGAGCCGAACCCGGAGGACgagggaggaagaagaagaggagacaaGCTCGA AGTTTTCAACTCATCAAATAAGGTCGGCTACATTGGAGGGGAGTTCCTCAATGATGACATTGTAGAAACGTTGGATGTCGAAAAGCATTCTTTCGTCATCACGGGTGACAAAGTTGATTGCCACTCCCTTCCTTCCGAACCGGCCGCTACGACCAATACGATGCAG GAATATTGTTTCATGAGCCGAGATTTGGGATTTGCTGGAGAGTTTGATGTTTCTGGTGATctgatttttgttcttttgctcaTCG GTTCCCAAGATTTGGTAAATCTAAAAGCAAAGAAGAGTCGGATCCAGAGAACAGTAAATCTCCACCTGAAGGGATCAAAAGAAGAGCTTGCTGATTCTTTGCCAAAGGCTGCTGATGTTGATCCTAATGTTGAGgcagaggatgaagaagatgatgatgatgattttattaCAAATGAAGTAAAGAGGAGGCTGAAGGAGCTGAGGAAGAATAGTTTCATGGTTCTGATACCTGAGGAGGAGCCGAACCTGGAGGacgaggaggaagaagaagaggagacaaGCTCGAGTGAGTGGAGAGAGTCAGAGGTGGAAGATGGATATCCATGGTGTGGGTTTGATACTTTGTATGATAAGTACTGTGAGCGAATGCTGTTCTTCGATAAGATGATTGTTCAACAACTACGAGAAGCAG GTTCACAGGATATCCTGAGCCCGTCACCTAGATCTGCATCTAAGAAGCTGGCTATGACAATCAGAAACCTCTCTTTTAAGAGGCGGGATGAACATCAAGATGATCGTGAGCACTTGCAACATCCGCAAGATGAGGATCCCTATCACAATCTTGAAACTGCCTATGTAGCCCATATCTCCTTAAGCTGGGAAGCTCTTCATTGTCAATATATGCAACTAAGTCAAAGGGTCTCATCGCAGCCTGAAAACCCTACCTCCTATTGCTACGCAGCTCAGGCATTCCAGCAATTTCAGGTACTTTTGCAGAGATTTATAGAAAATGAGCCATTTGAGCAAGGCTCCAGGGTGGAGATTTATGCCCGTTCTCGGACCTCCTTGCCCAGGTTGCTTCAGATTCCTAGTTTTCAAG GTCTGGATCATAAGGTCAGAAAGGATGATGGTTTTGATCAACCAATTCTCGCACCTGACCTTATAAAAATCATTGAAGATTCAATCCTTACCTTCCGCCAATTTCTGAAGATGGACAAGAAAAAATCTGGTAGTTCTCTGAACTTATTTGGAAGTCATGACCAGCTTGCAAGCTCCCTTCATCAGGTTCAATCCTCACTTGACAAG AAGGAAATCAGAGTAAAAGAACTatgcaagaagaagaaaggatggaGGAAGAAATCATGGCCAACAACGACAGAAGAAGTGGAGCTGCTATTCGCCCTCATTGACATCAAAGTCATATCAAGGGTCATGAGAATGGCCAAAATCAGTAAGGAGCAATTGCTATGGTGTGAAGAGAAGATGAGCAAGCTTGATCTAGCCGAGCACAGGCTATGCAGGAACGGCTCTCCGATCCTTTTCCCTTGTTGA
- the LOC120252535 gene encoding eukaryotic initiation factor 4A-like, producing MAGMASEGSQFDARQYDEKMSQINAEADDFFTPYEEVCDTFDAMGLHENLLRGIYAYGFEKPSAIQQRGIVPFCKGLDVIQQAQSGTGKTATFCSGILQQLDYGLVECQALVLAPTRELAQQIEKVMRALGDYLGVKVHACVGGTSVREDQRILSSGVHVVVGTPGRVFDMLRRQSLRPDYIKMFVLDEADEMLSRGFKDQIYDIFQLLPSKVQVGVFSATMPPEALEITRKFMSKPVRILVKRDELTLEGIKQFYVNVEKEDWKLDTLCDLYETLAITQSVIFVNTRRKVDWLTDKMRSRDHTVSATHGDMDQNTRDIIMREFRSGSSRVLITTDLLARGIDVQQVSLVINYDLPTQPENYLHRIGRSGRFGRKGVAINFVTRDDERMLFDIQRFYNVIIEELPSNVADLI from the exons ATGGCAGGAATGGCATCGGAGGGGTCTCAATTTGATGCTCGTCAGTATGACGAGAAAATGTCCCA GATAAATGCTGAGGCTGACGATTTCTTTACCCCGTATGAGGAGGTTTGCGATACCTTTGATGCTATGGGCCTTCATGAAAACCTTCTTAGAGGCATTTATGCTTATG GTTTTGAGAAGCCATCTGCAATCCAACAGAGAGGGATTGTTCCCTTCTGCAAGGGATTGGATGTCATTCAGCAAGCCCAGTCAGGAACTGGGAAAACTGCCACCTTCTGCTCCGGAATTCTGCAACAACTTGATTATGGATTGGTTGAGTGTCAGGCTCTGGTTCTTGCTCCAACTCGAGAGCTGGCCCAGCAGATTGAAAAGGTGATGAGAGCACTCGGTGATTACTTGGGTGTTAAGGTTCATGCATGTGTTGGAGGAACCAGTGTTCGTGAAGATCAAAGGATTTTGTCCAGTGGAGTCCATGTAGTTGTTGGCACGCCAGGTCGTGTGTTTGACATGCTACGCAGGCAATCCCTCCGTCCAGATTATATTAAGATGTTTGTGCTGGATGAAGCTGACGAGATGCTTTCACGTGGTTTCAAGGACCAG ATTTATGACATCTTCCAGCTTCTACCTTCAAAAGTTCAAGTCGGGGTCTTCTCTGCTACTATGCCTCCTGAGGCTCTTGAGATTACTCGCAAGTTTATGAGCAAACCAGTGCGGATCCTTGTGAAGCGAGATGAGCTCACTCTGGAGGGTATCAAACAGTTCTATGTCAATGTTGAAAAAGAAGACTGGAAACTGGATACATTGTGTGACCTTTACGAGACATTGGCGATCACCCAGAGTGTTATTTTTGTTAACACAAGGCGCAAAGTGGATTGGCTCACCGACAAGATGAGGAGCAGAGATCACACAGTCTCGGCCACTCATGGAGACATGGACCAGAACACCAGAGACATCATCATGCGTGAATTCCGATCTGGATCCTCTCGTGTGCTCATAACAACTGACCTCCTTGCTCGAGGCATTGATGTCCAGCAGGTGTCACTGGTGATAAACTATGACCTGCCGACTCAACCAGAGAATTACCTGCATCGTATTGGTCGTAGCGGCCGGTTCGGAAGGAAGGGAGTGGCAATCAACTTTGTCACCCGTGATGACGAAAGAATGCTTTTCGACATCCAACGTTTCTACAATGTCATCATTGAGGAACTCCCCTCCAATGTAGCCGACCTTATTTGA
- the LOC120252530 gene encoding eukaryotic initiation factor 4A has translation MAGMAPEGSQFDARQYDEKMSQINAETDDFFTPYEEVCDTFDAMGLHENLLRGIYAYGFEKPSAIQQRGIVPFCKGLDVIQQAQSGTGKTATFCSGILQQLDYGLVECQALVLAPTRELAQQIEKVMRALGDYLGVKVHACVGGTSVREDQRILSSGVHVVVGTPGRVFDMLRRQSLRPDYIKMFVLDEADEMLSRGFKDQIYDIFQLLPSKVQVGVFSATMPPEALEITRKFMSKPVRILVKRDELTLEGIKQFYVNVEKEDWKLDTLCDLYETLAITQSVIFVNTRRKVDWLTDKMRSRDHTVSATHGDMDQNTRDIIMREFRSGSSRVLITTDLLARGIDVQQVSLVINYDLPTQPENYLHRIGRSGRFGRKGVAINFVTRDDERMLFDIQRFYNVIIEELPSNVADLI, from the exons ATGGCAGGAATGGCACCGGAGGGGTCTCAATTTGATGCTCGTCAGTATGACGAGAAAATGTCCCA GATAAATGCTGAGACGGACGATTTCTTTACCCCGTATGAGGAGGTTTGCGATACCTTTGATGCTATGGGCCTTCATGAAAACCTTCTTAGAGGCATTTATGCTTATG GTTTTGAGAAGCCATCTGCAATCCAACAGAGAGGGATTGTTCCCTTCTGCAAGGGATTGGATGTCATTCAGCAAGCCCAGTCAGGAACTGGGAAAACTGCCACCTTCTGCTCCGGAATTCTGCAACAACTTGATTATGGATTGGTTGAGTGTCAGGCTCTGGTTCTTGCTCCAACTCGAGAGCTGGCCCAGCAGATTGAAAAGGTGATGAGAGCACTCGGTGATTACTTGGGTGTTAAGGTTCATGCATGTGTTGGAGGAACCAGTGTTCGTGAAGATCAAAGGATTTTGTCCAGTGGTGTCCATGTAGTTGTTGGCACGCCAGGTCGTGTGTTTGACATGCTACGCAGGCAATCCCTCCGTCCAGATTATATTAAGATGTTTGTGCTGGATGAAGCTGACGAGATGCTTTCACGTGGTTTCAAGGACCAG ATTTATGACATCTTCCAGCTTCTACCTTCAAAAGTTCAAGTCGGGGTCTTCTCTGCTACTATGCCTCCTGAGGCTCTTGAGATTACTCGCAAGTTTATGAGCAAACCAGTGCGGATCCTTGTGAAGCGAGATGAGCTCACTCTGGAGGGTATCAAACAGTTCTATGTCAATGTTGAAAAAGAAGACTGGAAACTGGATACATTGTGTGACCTTTACGAGACATTGGCGATCACCCAGAGTGTTATTTTTGTTAACACAAGGCGCAAAGTGGATTGGCTCACCGACAAGATGAGGAGCAGAGATCACACAGTCTCGGCCACTCATGGAGACATGGACCAGAACACCAGAGACATCATCATGCGTGAATTCCGATCTGGATCCTCTCGTGTGCTCATAACAACTGACCTCCTTGCTCGAGGCATTGATGTCCAGCAGGTGTCACTGGTGATAAACTATGACCTGCCGACTCAACCAGAGAATTACCTGCATCGTATTGGTCGTAGCGGACGGTTCGGAAGGAAGGGAGTGGCAATCAACTTTGTCACCCGCGATGACGAAAGAATGCTTTTCGACATCCAACGTTTCTACAATGTCATCATTGAGGAACTCCCCTCCAATGTAGCCGACCTTATTTGA